The stretch of DNA TGCTAAAAAATATCGCGCATAACTCAGAAATTGATGTTATCTGGGAAGAATATCAAGATAAAATGGAACCAATACGGAAACAGGTGAACACCATTTTAAATGAAAACTGGGAAGAGTGGGAGGTGCCGCGAGAAGGAAAAAAGACGTGGCCACACGAAGCAAAAGAACTCCATCAACAGTGGTGGGATTTGCGTATGGCTCGCCAGAAAGAGATTGACGCTTCTATTGCGGCTAAATCTGAGTACGAATACTTATATGATCAACCCTATGAAGATAACACTAAAATCCGTGTAGCAGGACCATTCACCGTTGAATCCCTATCGCCGCACCGAATATTAGCCGTGGATGAAAACGACGAGTTGATCGACAGTATTGCTGAGGGTAAAGCCGGTTACGGTGAAGGTCAGAGCTTTACGCAAATGGTCCTCGAAAATCTCAAAACCGCTGGTGTCCAACAAGCTCACAAGGAAGATAAGATCAATTTTGCTTCCCTGGTGCCCTGGCCAGGGGACCTGATTTGTGCGGAAGGTAAATACTATCCGGGCAAAGAAGAAACCGGAGCCCAAAAACGGGCTGCTATCTTCCTGGGGCCTGAATTTGGCACCGTTGCCAGGCCCGACCTGGTGGCTGCCGCCAGAGAAGCAGCCGATGCGGGTTTTGACGTATTGATCGCTTGTGCCTTCAATTTCGATGCGCAATCCACTGAATTTGATAAACTTGGTAAAGTGCCTGTGCTAAAAGCCCGGATGAACGCCGATTTGCATATGGCGGATGACCTTAAAAATACAGGCAAAGGCAACCTATTTGTCATCTTTGGCGAACCGGATATTGATATTTTGCAGACAGAAGATGACAAAATTCAGATAAAGATCAATGGCGTGGATGTCTTTGATCCCAGCAGTGGCGAAGTTCGCAGCGATAATGCCGACGGGATCGCCTGCTGGTTCATTGACACCGATTACAACGAAGAGAGTTTCTTTGTTCGCCACGCGTATTTCCTGGGTGCGAATGACCCTTACAAGTCTCTAAAAACAACACTTCGGGCTGAAATCAACGAGGAGGCCTGGGAGTCATTGCATAGCGATACCTCACGGCCATTTAATAAGCCTAAATCGGGAAGGATTGCGGTCAAGGTGATCAATCACCTTGGTGATGAGGTTATGAAAGTCTTTAAGGTGTAGTTATGCGTTTTATCATTGCCGATACATTCAGCGATAGCCTTGCAAAATTGACAGCTCAGGAGCAAAAAGCGGTTAAGTCGACGGCGTTTGATTTACAGATCGATCCATCCAGGCCTGATTTGCAATACCATAAGTTAGATCGAGCACAGGACCCGAATTTTGCTTCCATCAAAGTCAGCAGAGATATTCGTATCATTGTACACCGCACAAAATCTAGTTTCATGATTTGTTATGTAGACCATCATGATGCCGCTTACCAGTGGGCTCAGCGTCGTAAGCTAGAAACTCATCCGACTACCGGCGCAGCTCAATTTGTCGAAATCCGTGAAACCGTCAAGGAAATTGTAATTCCTACCTATATAACAAAAGACCACCCCAAACCACCTGTCCTGGGGCATGTTAAAAAAGATGAGCTTCTTCTTTATGGTGTCCCATTAGAATGGTTAGATGACGTAATAACTGCAACCGAGGACAACATCTTTGAATTAGTTGACCATCTGCCTCAGGAAGCTGCCGAAGCCGTGCTCGAATTGGCCACGGGTGGAATCCCGATAATCACAACAGTTGCCACAACTGTAGAAGATCCCTTTGAGCACCCAGATGCACTTCGCAGGTTCCGTGTGATGGATAACATCGAAGACTTAGAGCAGGCTTTGGCTTATCCATGGGATAAATGGACGATTTTTCTCCATCCTGCTCAAAAAAGTGTTGTTGAAGGACATTATCGTGGTCCAGCGCGTGTTTCTGGGTCTGCGGGAACAGGTAAAACGGTTGTCGCCTTACACCGAGCGGTATATTTGGCAAAAAATAATCTCCATGCTCGTGTACTGCTTGCCACTTTCTCTGAGACCCTTGCGAACGCTCTCAAGGAAAAATTGCGCCGTTTGATACACCACCAACCACAACTGGCAGATCAAATTGAAGTCTATTCAATGAACGCGATAGGTGAACGACTTTACCGCAGATTATTTGGCGTCTTAAAGATCGCACCAAGAGAAGTCATCGCTGATCTGATTTCGCAAGCGAGTAAGAAGGTTGAAAATCACCGTTTTAGCGATGCCTTTATTATGACGGAATGGGAACAGGTCGTCGACGCTTGGCAACTCAATACTTGGGAGGAGTATCAAAACGTACTCAGGCTTGGTAGGAAAATTCGCTTGCCTGAAGACAGGCGTAAAGTGCTTTGGTCAATATTTGAAATCATTCGTAAGGCGTTAGAAGATGTTGGCCATCTCACCTACGCCAGCATGTTTGAGCGTTTAACCCTGCATTACAAGGCGGATAATCGCTCTCCTTTTGATTTTATTGTGGTGGATGAATCACAAGATATCAGCATCGCTCAATTAAAGCTGTTAGGCGCATTGGCAGAAAATCAGCCCGACAGTCTTTTCTTTGCTGGAGATTTAGGCCAGCGCATTTTCCAGCAACCCTTTTCATGGAAGGTGTTGGGTGTTGATATTCGTGGTCGATCTCAGACACTAAGGATCAATTATCGCACATCCCATCAAATTCGAATGTTTGCGGATAAATTGCTTGATCCAGAAATCTCTGATGTAGATGGCAATATTGAATCACGCGCTGGGACAATCTCTGTATTTAATGGACCGATTCCTGTTATAAAAACTTTCGCCTCTGAAGAGAAAGAGATTGATGCTGTTAAAGAGCAGGTGCAGCGCTGGATCGAAGATGGGCTGGCTTTACACGAAATCGGCATCTTTGTGCGTTCGGAAAAAGAACTACGAAGAGCAAAGTTACCTGTTGAATCTTTAGAGCACCCCTATAATGTGCTTGATGAAATGGTGTCTATTACAGAAGGATTTTTATCCATATCGACGATGCACCTAGCAAAAGGATTGGAATTTCGTGCGGTTATTGTGATGGCTTGCGATGATGAGGTCATACCGCTACAAGAGCGCATTGAAATGGTAGCTGATGAATCCGATCTGTTAGAAGTATATAACACAGAAAGGCATCTATTGTATGTGGCCTGCACACGAGCAAGGGATCATTTGCTATTAACTGGATTAGAACCGGTATCTGAGTTTTTGGATGATTTGCGAATGTAAAGTTGTAGATTTGTAGAAATACCGACGAGTTAGATGTAGTATGCTTTATTAGGGGATCTGACATAGGAGAGCTTTCTGATAGAATTCAAAATATCATTACATGGAAGAACAATGATAGATAAATGGCTGAACACAAAAGAATATTTTGTGACCTATGGTCTATTGATCAATGCTGCAAAACACTTTGGATTTTGCACTTACCAGGAAATTGCCCAGGCTAATGGCTGGCCGATGGTTGGAAGCTAGATGGGGAAGCTGATCGGTGAGGTGATCGGATTAATTTCAAAAAATGAATTAGAGCAAGGTCGTCCGATGCTAAGTGCCATTGCGGTTGGGGTTAGCGGTAAACCGAGCGAAGGCTTCTTTAACTGGGCACGCGAGCTTGGGGTGCTTGAAGAAGGCCAGGACAAAGAAACCCTTTGGCGGAACGAGTGCGAAAAGGTATATGAAGCTTGGAAGATCTCATATCGAAAAGAATAATCCACAGCCGGCATGTCAGATGAGGTTTGGTCTA from Brevefilum fermentans encodes:
- a CDS encoding UvrD-helicase domain-containing protein, whose protein sequence is MRFIIADTFSDSLAKLTAQEQKAVKSTAFDLQIDPSRPDLQYHKLDRAQDPNFASIKVSRDIRIIVHRTKSSFMICYVDHHDAAYQWAQRRKLETHPTTGAAQFVEIRETVKEIVIPTYITKDHPKPPVLGHVKKDELLLYGVPLEWLDDVITATEDNIFELVDHLPQEAAEAVLELATGGIPIITTVATTVEDPFEHPDALRRFRVMDNIEDLEQALAYPWDKWTIFLHPAQKSVVEGHYRGPARVSGSAGTGKTVVALHRAVYLAKNNLHARVLLATFSETLANALKEKLRRLIHHQPQLADQIEVYSMNAIGERLYRRLFGVLKIAPREVIADLISQASKKVENHRFSDAFIMTEWEQVVDAWQLNTWEEYQNVLRLGRKIRLPEDRRKVLWSIFEIIRKALEDVGHLTYASMFERLTLHYKADNRSPFDFIVVDESQDISIAQLKLLGALAENQPDSLFFAGDLGQRIFQQPFSWKVLGVDIRGRSQTLRINYRTSHQIRMFADKLLDPEISDVDGNIESRAGTISVFNGPIPVIKTFASEEKEIDAVKEQVQRWIEDGLALHEIGIFVRSEKELRRAKLPVESLEHPYNVLDEMVSITEGFLSISTMHLAKGLEFRAVIVMACDDEVIPLQERIEMVADESDLLEVYNTERHLLYVACTRARDHLLLTGLEPVSEFLDDLRM